One part of the Phragmites australis chromosome 3, lpPhrAust1.1, whole genome shotgun sequence genome encodes these proteins:
- the LOC133911117 gene encoding zinc finger protein 36-like: MVAGIEALLDPTVLSLFLSLPTPVPKKEDYVAICLAALPGTQGSGLKAALGQEGHEKWSQHPAPSPAEELRFRCTVCGKAFASYQALGGHKSSHRKPPTGKQYAAALGAAAQASVGDSDETAPSGSGGISGGPHRCTICRRSFATGQALGGHKRCHYWDGTSVSVSVSASMSVSGMGSSAVTVRNFDLNLMPMPESAGIKRWAEEEELQSPLPAKKLRSSV; the protein is encoded by the coding sequence ATGGTCGCCGGCATAGAAGCTCTCCTTGACCCGACCGtgctctccctcttcctctcgcTCCCAACGCCGGTGCCAAAGAAGGAGGACTACGTTGCCATCTGCCTCGCAGCGCTCCCCGGCACCCAAGGAAGCGGCCTCAAGGCTGCACTCGGGCAGGAGGGGCACGAGAAGTGGAGCCAGCACCCTGCGCCCTCAccggcggaggagctccggtTCCGGTGCACGGTCTGCGGGAAGGCGTTCGCGTCGTACCAGGCGCTCGGTGGCCACAAGTCCAGCCACCGCAAGCCTCCCACCGGGAAGCAGTACGCCGCTGCTCTCGGCGCTGCAGCCCAGGCGTCCGTGGGTGACTCCGATGAGACGGCGCCGTCGGGATCGGGAGGCATTAGCGGTGGTCCGCACCGGTGCACCATCTGCAGGAGGAGCTTCGCCACGGGCCAGGCGCTCGGCGGGCACAAGCGGTGCCACTACTGGGACGGTACGTCGGTGTCAGTCTCTGTGTCTGCGTCGATGTCGGTGTCCGGGATGGGATCGTCGGCTGTCACCGTGAGGAATTTTGACCTGAACCTGATGCCAATGCCGGAGAGCGCCGGGATAAAGAGGtgggccgaggaggaggagttgcAGAGTCCACTGCCAGCCAAAAAGCTCCGGTCGTCTGTTTAA